Below is a window of Ischnura elegans chromosome 1, ioIscEleg1.1, whole genome shotgun sequence DNA.
AATTCCCAAGGAAGGGAATCCGGCACCATTTAGGAGATCCCTCCGGGGGATTATGCGTTTTATATAATAGTCGTCTTGCCATCTGAGTTCTTTTTCGTCGTAAGATGGTATCCACTAATTTTTCTTTGTAGCCATTGTCGACAGCAATGTCCTTTATGGTACGGAGTTCATTCGCTATGTTACTTTCCGACATAGGAATGTGGAGCTCTCGTGGATGATAGTGTCGGAAAAGCATTCTTTCCTGTAGATGGAAAGGTCGAACTTATGGTTTATGATTCTTATGGAGAGATCCAAGTAATTCAATACGCCTTCCTTCTCAgtttccatggtgaatttgatATGTTTATCCTGAGAATTGAGCACTGTCAGAAATTGTGATAACTGTCTTAACGTACCTTGCCACACACAAAACACATCATCTACATATCGGTaccattttactatgtttttgaGTAGGGGATTTTCACTACAGAACAGGGCTCTCTCGAAATTGTCCATATAAATTTCTGCTAGAATGGGGGACAAAGGTGACCCCATGGCGAAGCCATCTAATTGTTTATAGTGCTTGccgttgaagaaaaaaaaaactgttttgattAGTGCACAAATTCAGAAGGTCACACAATTCACTAGTCACTGGGTACGGTGTTCCTGCCTTGATGAGGGTTAGTTCTgctaatagggaagtgcactaatttttttttattgctgaatttgaaagtttagcctaaaaaagaaacattagtatagtcacttttattttctgcatctggggtatgcactttaaaacgttttgaaagtcggaaaatttcatgttgcgctgaaacacagtgcctccatcttgattgagatgtgacgtcacaaggcagtagtcaccagtggagtatcgctgtattccgtcgccttctttagcgcggcgagagtttccgggaatcggtggagtttgcttcctaaaaatgtcgtctagtaccgaaaacatgaattcaaaatagaattataaatgattttttgttccaaatttcatctcgacgtcgaaacaaaagcctggagaagatattcattcccgtgccttaagcacaagctatacggaataaatggttcaaggctgctcctgactcttacctatcgatgatattctgttttgaagatcatttgaaggtattgtaagatcaaattgatatttatattataataatttacttaataggtacctcagtcacatcagaaagtgtgttgagtcaaaatatagcagcttccgcgtagacctacgtaatttataaactgaaagtagttcggttaaagaattatggcgcgactgtttttttacacgaccgggcaaaatacgtactttgcccatgatatgtgcatatatgataacaaacgatttttgttaaagttaatctttatttgttgaaattagtacatttataggtgatacagatataaaggtacacggcaggtcgcgcggcgtaatttgtattccactggtgacgggttcatcttgctgatctaaaaaattagctacaatacctcggactttgaaaactcgcaatataggcagtcaaagtacattgtaagaatacacgagaccattatagcccagaatgtacgtacaatgtcgaaatccttggttttcaaagattgacgtattttatacgccagcgcgcccggtccagggttatcaacttttatttcatcctatttgttagttgaaattatatttcagaatggttgtTTTAGCAcagctactgaggtaaactggtaggtactgagtacaaggtactgaggtatgtactgagtaagtaaactccctttggagtaatgtgaattacaagtgttcgagatatatggcattttatattcgctttgtgttcttattaattatgcctgtacgcatattgttgcttgccgcgagcctttaatggtatgtgctcttgcaagagtggttttcatttttaatgtggaagttggtcagtataagcaaagaaaaaattaacatcttagcgcacaccaacccttgtagtcatcgtatctcggcgtttgtaatgacactgctaaaatacctaaacgccataatgacgataaaaaaaattgtcacatgtcaatgattgctgaaattataattaatgataaactagacgccgtatgatcacaatgaaggcaacaaaaaataatgcctagACGCAGGCTTGAACCACTGTCCTTCGGGTTACATATCTCCTTCGACTCGTTCacactaccactaccccaaccgacccattgaaTTATggtggatattttaaatttatatataacgtgtaaaaagtaacgcatgaaaattaattaattacagcctaactaacgccctaattgaaaaagatgcagcaaggtacgcggtctccccttgttagccttaacgtctcgcatttctatggagcgttgaacctgtcctccttattcaaaaattcagtaaccataaatacatcaaagtttggtataccatttataaatcgttggaattttccttctcccaaccaagattatcttttcttgaacccatcctggacagcgaaccattgcaacaaccagccagctcggaaataaggctaacatcccatgattctagtagcgaagggcgaatgttccggccggcgtgaatacatacgcaacgaataagtcttgcagtaaacgtctgaaataggtttattagtttgactcggttcttacaaaaaaagttttggcatgataaacggcattgtgccaaaatatacccagcgaaaaataaatgccatcatgcatttattaaagattcaatgtgctattcgtactactctttccaaacttgaagttgacacgtaaatgaatattaatatattacgcaatgatgaagtcgtttactcaaaagagaagcagccacatatataatctgaagatattttatgacagcaaaaaacggataccctcaaattctgtaatttttctatgcaataatagtggtagaactaaacggtgtagaagctgccttctgctactgccttgtgacgtcacggccaatattcaacatggacacccgttttcgcggcctttgaatttttctatatttcagacggtcatctcgaatcaactattcactattaggatttaaactgtggttttacgacattatgttattctgaactctaatttaaaaaatgtgtttggtgcatttgaaacactagtgcacttccctattccaaAGCTTCCTTCCTGGGGATGCTCGGGAATAGATTAACTACATCGAACGACACTAATAAACACTTATGTTGTAGCACTTGTTGTGAGAGCTGGTTTGCCAGTTCATATGAATTTTTCACACTATAATATGAACTGGCAGATTCATTTATTCTTGtattcttgatccttgtattcgtgctattatggatttccaccaagttacgccctctacgattaattacttttgaagattttagctctcatctgtctgcttttacaacgcaaaatggccgacccgtttttcacgtgaaatttgacataaagtagacattatctttcgtttacgaaaaatataattcggaaaatttgaattacaatataaagtagagatttctaaagagcaCTAATTAGAAATctcggaaaaaaaagttttcaacgaaggaaataagagcgatttttcaatcgcgcgtcaaggctgagctacacgccgcggaactctgaggctcggtaactgaggccgaattttcaagttattaaaacattagtcttgaaaatcgtcatttaaaaattgcataatcgtcttcattgacttaaaacattaaactgaggatgttaaaaaggattatgtatagatcgactagaccattaaGCACATTACTCCAGTGAAAATACTaaagattggatatttttcggaaccacccctcgcataagaaatatggctcgggtattgaagtaaagtgaagagattaagtcggcatgcttatgatagagagaaaaatgaactgttttcgtgaaaggcgacaaccgataccctttttccctttccaccttcacCGAGGTGAgacgcgcggaagggggagttttcacaacACAAGgcacttttagccttttttattactgcgtccgtccgatgtgatactCATTTGTAgcatttagtttctttcttgaacttaaaaacagcaagagattttaaggttgattaaatgacgtgcgaagtatagaatttttttggctctacaaagcTAAAGATTAGatctatagtttgttcgcttcgtccacttgagtTCCAGGAAGAttcaagatacaaaaaaatcgttgatataatttttaataaaaattccaaagtctccgaagtcttgcaattttggtaggaaagtacttgcccagtcacacaagtgtgtagcaaaaggacattttctgcaggcagcaatactgtaacatggagacgtcaaaagctgctggctgagcatgtagaataaatggtttttctgcttgagaatttaaaagggccaaatattacatgattcatatacgttgtatgtaatctttattatagctgtgaaaattactgtactcagggctctcccttgtagtttggatacatatatatggtcgacatattacttggggttaattaatttcaattgtccctacggaactgttgaagacacattaattttcatttatctccttcttctgacaataaccatcaaccaTCCTCATTGTATTTTCCtccttacattaggctagacattcatcatagaaaattggagtagaatatattgtagtattcATTGCTGTAtatgcctggttcagaaattatcatactcgactcgatactcgcgagtaattttcaactcgactcgagatcaaaaagtgctacttggaaatccctattatattccgaaggagcaaatgcagacgagggagcctgtgacaggtatatgttcaagatacagtgatgcatttggaaaagtacccaaagtcaccatagcaacactgttgaagctgaagtggaagcttacttatcagagatgaatgcaccaccaaattccttccctgggaaatactggaagacttgcatctcctacccaaggctgaaagtattagcgaagaggtttcttgccataccgccatcccctgtgttcagtgaaagacatttagttcagcaggaaaaatatttgaagtaaaatgcAACAGACTtcatcctgacagagtgaagatactttgctttctgagaaaaaatttaaagcctgtaaaaggagactaaatttgtgagacattattgataatgatgagatattatcaataaaagatagatattaaaggagatacttttattttaaatctaaacATGAGTTCTAATATTCTTAAGTAATACCTAtatcatgtaacaacacttttcaggtatgttccgttttgaaatttagctattatatttaattacatagtgatgatatgaaagatgcttctgtcaactgactctttcacagagtaatatttttataagtggttttcttgttgcctggaattaaatgatatttttcttgaagcctatggcatcagaatcgatggaatcggtatccgtagaatcggaatcgaaatgtcagaatcggaatcggaatcgataaaattttggaatcgacccatcactaattaataATAAAGAAGTTTTCAACAGACACCACCAGTGATgtgcatgaaataaatattccacaAGAAACATTGTCTctagaagaaataaaaaggttttgTGACTTGTGTCTATAGTGTTGCGTGGTGGTTAGGTTTTGTCATGAGTGTGAATGTAGCATCACAGGAAGTTTTGGTCTATTTCTTACATCCCAAAGGACCATCACCATCATATGTGTATCCTCACCAGCCATGCATTCTTAATATTCCAAGTGAACAAGTTTTCGCTAAGGTCGATCCATGTACTGCAACTGGGCGAACTTACAAATTAACAGCTTTCGACACTCTGAGTTCAGAAGAAGCACttcagaggaggaggaactaATTAGTTTTTGATTATATTGCTTCCTGGGTGTTGTAtagagcattaaattttattctattcataATTCAATTCTATTCAGGTAATTTCTATACATAAATGCTAAGTTTTTCCGCTGAATGTGAAGTATGatgttttcacgatttttttctcctgttccgaaagccatcccaaaatgaaatatataccaaagatagaatgcatttaactgtttaacatattttttccgaataaaatttaagatacattttttttagatactCGAGGTCAAAGGTCGCATGGTGTGACCTCGGAATAAAAAATATCGGTATCTTAAAATCTaacattttttgcagaaaccATATtcttttagctttaaaatgagaccaacaggaagtttctaccacaattattagctaagttacgatttatttttgtagagcatgcgagggaaaattttgcattttttgtcatgtttgcaaTCCTGCTGTATGAATACCGAGTATGTCTGAGGGGTAAAATTTTGTGTATGAGCACAGTTTCATGTGCTTCAACTTcctaccaaatttcaagcaaatctgaGACGGTCAGGTTGGGAGCTGTGATTATTTGGCAGGGAATGACCCCACTAAAGAAGCCACTCTAGCCCTTCTAACAGCATATGAAATTAGAGATATCAGTAACGACAAGacacagagaaataaatatttttggcaaaaggTGGCAGAGGATGTAAACTCTTCTAGCACCTTAACCTATAAGGTGAGCGATTtctcaatattaattaataacatttaatTCGTGTAATATGAAAAGACCTTAAGTGTGATAGATTGATGTCTGATTGATGGATAATGGCTATTCATCAAGaagaaaattcactttttttattaagAAATCAAAGATGAAACACCTTACTGAGACGAATTATAACCTATAACTTTCAGCTGAATAGTGATCAGGTGAGATGGAAGTTTGGtgccataaaaaaatcatacaacAAAAAGAAGGACCATAAAAGGAGAAGTGGCAATGATCGCAAAGATTACTATGAATTTGAAGAATAGCCAGTATAATAGGGGACAAATCTGCTGGTAATACTGTTTTACTTACAGCTCTCACCTAAAAATTTCCAATAATTCAGACGGAAAAGAAAAAGCTCTAGGAATTGATAAAGACTCTCAGCCAGGATGTTCCTTTGCAAGTCAAGAAACACTCCCTTCAGCAATTGCCCCTAATAAATCTGAGGAATCCCTGAGACATAGAGTGAGGTAAATTACAGGTGAAAGTCGGAAAGTTGCCATAGACGAGAAGTTGGAGGCATTTAGAGATCGCTGCGGGTTTCGCCAGTATATACCACATCAACCCGCCaaatatggaattaaaatatttgctctcTGCGATGCTAAAATGCATTAAACGTCCAACTTAGAGGTTTACGTTGGAAAACAACTCGAAGGGCCGTATTAAACTGAGAGTAGAGCACTTGCCGTGATTGAACGCTTGTGTAAGCCAATTTATTACACTAACCGTTACGTTACCATGGACAACTGGATCACTAGAATTGAGCTTCTTGAGAGCCTGTGCCCACTGAAGTCAGCTGATAGATATTCAGCAATCAGAAAAAATAAGCACGGCTTACCACCAGAATTCGTTCAAGAAAAGGGACGCAAAGTGAAATCATGTCTGTTTGGTTTTAAGAGAAATTATACAAAAGTTTCGTTCGTgccaagaaaaggaaaaatgttcTCTTGATTTCAAGCATGCACAATGACCAAGTGGATGCATTAACAACGCATGCAACtcggggcggatccaggatttctttctgggggggaggggggcacaagcaaggccatatacaggattttgttctgagaggggcacaaggatacctcgtaatactaAACGAACGCAACGATAATGGGACcgcataaaaaatcttgcatattccTTAACGGTCTGGGGGGCACTTGCCTCCGTGCCTCCCCTAAAATCTCCTATTCATGCAACTAAAAAAACCTGATATATTTTGACCTACAACGACACAAAAGGTGGAGTAGATGTAGTGGATAGGTTGTGCTAGACCAAGAAGTCGTTGGCAAATGGTTGTGTAGAAGAAAGGTTTGTACGGCGTAAATTTATTGAAGGAAATGCATTATCCCTGATTGAAAAACGCCTTAGGAATCGTGcattatggaaaaaataccaCGAATCACTCGTTTGCGGATAAATGAACTACTGACCACTACGCCATCAGAACTACCTCCTAATCCTACTAGATTGGGCGCTGTAAATAGTGACAGTAAGAGATATCGTAAAACGCGATACTCTAGTAAAATATGGAACTCATTTCTCTGCCTTGAACACGTAACCTTGCTATTCGACAGGTGATATGCCAAAATGCAGAAGCTTTCTTTTGACATTGATATTTCTGAAATATTCCTAATTATGTACGACTGAATGTCTTTTTTAATTTCTGGCATGTAATGTAAATGAAACCTATTGCTAATTATCAATACCTTGTATCGGATTTTTTGGtgcactaattaaaaaatattaatgtacaaatatttctttctgttaactttcaaatgaataaattttcaaaaacattgaCTTTGCAgtgaaattgtgaaataaatatttataattacaaatgCAATTACGTTATTTAAACCTAATTCAAGGAAATACTCAATCTTAAAAACATAGGAGACCACATCGGTCCAGGAGACCAACGTCACCACTCATGAACCAAAAAATTCACGTCACCACTCTAAGGTTAAATCGGTAAGCAAAGTGCGTGGCCGGGTAGGTCGCCAAGCAAAAAAGGGCGCCTAAGCGCTGGTTTTTAAgccctaaaaatatcacattcattaCATAAGAGCAAGCAAGTCATAAGTTTgcgctgatatttaagtctcaaCCCTCATTCCTAAGGTACTTGtatttatcataaaatgtatCCTTAGACAATCCCAAtactacctctcaggttatttttaaGGTGTGGGCTCCGGGATGTTGTCCGCTTACTCTAGAAAATGTCTAAAACCGGCCCTGGCAGTGCAGTGGTATTATCTTCCTAGTACTCATCTTTCctgtgcatttttttcttcaaaggcTCTTCTCTGCCCATCCAGAGTACCAGAAGATGTTCAAGTCGTTCGCCGGAGTGGCGAGAAGCGACCTTCCGCAAGACAAACGCTTCCAGGCACACGCCACTACCGTCGCGTACTCCATTCAAAACATTGTCGAGAACTTGCACGACCCCGAGTGCCTCGTCGAGCTGCTACACAAAGTCGGATGCAACCACGGACGCAGGAACATCGAACCCAAAGCCTTCCAGGTGAGATTCAACAAAGGCGTCACAGAAAGGTggagcttttttttttaaagtacaaaTTTCACACACCCTTCATGATTCTATAAATCCTAGTTGTTCTGTCTCAATCTCCTGCCGCGAATACGTAATTTACAGGTTTCAATCCCAGTCATGGCCAATGACTTTTCCTCAATTGAATATTCGCACTATAACTGCACTTGAGAATGAATCCGTTTAGGTGTTTCCTGAGAAAGCCTTCAGAGATTATCAGGAGACTTCTTCAACTACGTGCAAAAGATCATAAACTAGGTCTAGAGACAAAAGCATTATATTCTGAGTagtaaagaaagaaattatttcataaacCCATCAGCATTTACAATAAATACTCctcaaagtaaaataatttaatggcaCATGTGGATTTCACAATTTCATAAGTGTCCAAAAACTCaatgtgaaatataaaaatcagCCTAGATGAAAACTTCTGGAAATAATTCCATTTGGCCGATAACCGAACATCACCTCCAATGGCGTAATCAAAAATCATAAACTCTCGTATTGAATGTTTCAAGGATGATCTTATGTCCCAGCAAGATAATTCGGCTGGCCCTTAGATGAGGAGGAAGAAATCTGCTACAAACCTTTAAATAGTGTTTTGGTCGTAATGAGTGtcataaagtatgtcaccatttgagcaacaattcatatcgagactcagatatggacagagaaatttattttctactttttaattgacgagaaaaaagttgtttttaaatttttttttaataatattattttctaatttttaaattcaaatttaagatttataaaatatttatttttttattaaatttttctgaaaCATGCGCTTGCATGCTGCAAAACATTCAACATGTCACACAACAAATTCGCTGAAATGTGATTGCAGCGGCACCGGTGGcaaaatgtgaaattaattttccatacaaaatttattttataaaatttttaaaatagttgaaatcTAGTCATATTCATGAcagaaagcatataaatatgcattttcatcAAGATCGGAGctagatataaagtttcaatgctctaGCTAGTAGTTAAGTATGTTAAAGTTGAGTTgcaaaattccaccgtaacaagCAGACAGACAAAGagacacgaaagtaagttaagaaaaacgttgtaaGAAACGCAATACGGTGGAGCAATATTTGGACTGATGGCTGGGATGCATGTGATGGATAGATACGTCTTCACCACGAAGTAATTTCATAATGAAACCCCAAATAGCACGCATTGCAtgatcactcagtgattcaaccggaTGGGTGGTTccgataggtgagggcagagctcaccgcAGACCAAACCATGTGAATATTGCGTGTGAATGTCACACATTTCAGTTCTTTCGCAGGACCACCTCGCATTCCGAGGATTTTTATTAGAGTATTCCGAAGGCTTAACGCgatatttgaacccgggtcctcTTACTCGGCAACCAAGCGTTCAACCCTCTTAACCTATCATGTCCCCGTCCTACTCCATgcatttggtaaaataattcCCGCAGAATACAAATGAAGCCATAGCGCGCCAAACAGAAGCGTAGATATAAGGCATTCAACTGTATGAACATACTAACATGTATCAACTGATGACAAATGCTTTTTCTCCCACAGAACCTGAGAAATGTGGTCATCACAACCCTGAAGAAGCTGCTTGGAAAGAAACTCACCCCATTCGCGGAAGAGTCGTGGAAAAAAACTCTCGACGTAGCAAATTCTGTGATATACAAGGgattggatgaaggaaagttggAGGCAAAACCCCAGGCGCATTCTTGAATATTATGACAGGCGAACACAGACGATCAGAAAGGCAACAATGTCGACCAAATCACAGGAATACGAACACTTCATCAAGCATCGACAGCATAGTGATGAAAACGTACTTAAGTTACAACAGTTTTTGTCAACTATTTTCAATTGATATGTTTGGGGAAAGCAGTAGGGGGCAGCCCTAAACCGGAGTAACATGATGAGATTAACCATTAACAATTAACCatttttaatacttcattttagcagctaatttagtttttttgcataaaatattactatGCACTGTACTATCCTTTGGTCGACACATTTTTGTCGTGATTCATTTATTACCACTA
It encodes the following:
- the LOC124156361 gene encoding hemoglobin subunit gamma-like, which codes for MGAVLSAAAGWLWVREEAADGPPHPVTGLTPGQVRAVQRTFDLARPNLKGFGVELFMELFSAHPEYQKMFKSFAGVARSDLPQDKRFQAHATTVAYSIQNIVENLHDPECLVELLHKVGCNHGRRNIEPKAFQNLRNVVITTLKKLLGKKLTPFAEESWKKTLDVANSVIYKGLDEGKLEAKPQAHS